The stretch of DNA AGAAAAGCATGTACCGTGAAAAAATGAAGAAAACGAAAATGCGGAAAGTCAAAATTTAAATAAGGAGTTAATAACGCCTGCGAAGCTCCAAGTAAACCGGTAAATAATAAAATGTCATAAATGCCTTTTTGTTTCGTTACAAGGAGCAGAACCGCCAAAAATAAGCTGATGCTGCACAGCTCCAGCGGAATAGCGTGACTCAGCTTCCAGCTGTTTGTGGTAATCATCCAGACATGATAAACGGCTTCTATTAATAATAAGAAGAAAGCTGTACCTATTTCCATCTTTCTCCCGACCAACCTGCCCAGCTGCTGGCGAAAGACGTATAATCCGGCCAGTGCTGCACTAACGGCTGCCACAACAATAAAATGGCTTCCTGAAAACATCGTGAAGTCATAATTTTGATAGCTCCCGCCGAACCAGCCCATCGTTACGCCTCCTTTTTTAATGAGTGTATCATAAATCAGCTGTTAAATCCTTTTTTTGTCATTTATCTTTCTGTTTGTTTTATTTCTATGAAAGAAACTTCTTTATCATGCCCAAATATCTACTACCTATTGAAAATCTTATGAATCCGTACATCAAAACCAATTTTCCTATATATTATTCGTCTTGTTTGTGTAATGTTTTATTACACAAGAGAATAAAATCCTAAAAAATCTATTGACGAATCTTAATTTTCCGCATAAGATAGGTACATGTTATAAAAAGTAACATCATAAGTTAGTAAAAATAACGTTCGGGAGGGTTTTAACATGGAAGATATGTTGTACTTAATGAACAGCCTCTGGGTCATGGTTAGTGCTATTTTAGTTATTTTCATGATTGCCGGATTCATTATGCTTGAGGCTGGATCAACTCGTATGAAAAACGCTGGCCATATTGCCGGAAAGACAGCTTTCACATTTGGACTCGCTTCCCTCGTTTTCTGGGCTGTCGGATTTGCTTTCATTTTCGGTGATAACGCGAACTTCTTTGTAGGAATGTCGAACTTTTTCTACTCTGGCGCTGACTTAGATTTAGGGCTTTCATCTACTGTATTCTTTGTATTCCAGCTGGCATTCGCAGGGATCGCGATTACAATCGCTCTAGGCGGTTTCGCGGAACGTGCAAAGTTATCTGTATACGTTTTATTCACCATTCTTTTCTCAGCAATTGTTTATCCGGTTGTTGCACATTGGATTTGGGGCGGCGGCTGGCTTGCGGAGCATGGCAAGCAGGATTTTGCCGGCTCAACCGTTGTTCACTTAACAGGCGCTATGGCGGCTCTGGCAGCTACGATCCTTCTTAAACCTCGTATCGGCCGCTTTAATAAAGATGGTTCTGCTAATGCCATTCATGGGCATAACCAAGTGTTCACATCACTCGGCGTATTGATTTTATGGGTAGGCTGGTTTGGCTTTAACGCCGGCAGTACAGTATCCGTTGATGCCGGATTCTTCGGATTTGTAGCCCTTAATACACAGCTTGCAGCTGGCGCAGGTGCTGTTGCCGCATTGATTATCTCTTGGATAACCCTTGGGAAATCGGATATTCCGACTATTTTAAACGGCGCTCTCGCTGGTCTTGTAGCCATCACCGCATCTTGTGCTTTCGTTGACACATGGGCAGCCGTTGTAATCGGCTTAATTGCCGGCATCCTCGTATTCTATGGGGCAAAATGGATGGAAAAAATGGGGATTGATGATCCGATCTTTGCTCTTTCTGTTCACGGTATTCCTGGTATCTGGGGAACATTATCAACTGGTTTCTTCGCTACACCTGATCTTGCTACCGTTGGCCGTCCTGGTCTTTTCTACGGCGGCGGCTTCGAACAGCTTGGGGTGCAGGCGATGGGTGTATTTGTCTCCGGCGCATTTGCGTTTGTTGCTTCGTTTGTCATTCTTTTCGTCATCAAGAAGCTTCTTGGCGGGCTCCGCGTTTCAGAAGAAGAAGAAATTATGGGGCTTGATATCAGTGAACACGGCACATACGGCTATCCGGAAGTATTCGCTGACACAAAATCTAAAGCTGCAGGCGATAAATAAGATAAATAATACGCAAAGCGGCAGCGCTTTGCGTATTATTGTTTAAAAGGATGTGAAAAATCATGACAACACGGGAGCAAACGTACGCAAACATTCGCCAGGAAAAAGAAGCGAAAATGGATCGGCACCTTCACTCCACACAGCGCTTGAATACCTTTCACGATGAAATAATGAAGCAGGTTCTTACGATCGCTCTGCAAATTCACGAGCACGAGTATGGCCCTCCCCCCTGTTCTTATTCCCTTTTTTTGCTTGGCAGCGCCGGCCGTTCTGAACAAGGCACCATCAGCGACCAGGATCATGGCATCGTCTTCGAGGCCCATACCGATGAAGCCGCTGCTTATTTTTTAGATTTAGGCCAAACTTTTTCAGATGGATTACATGCAGCTGGGTACCCGTACTGTGAAGGAAAAGTCATGAGTTCTAATCCAGTCTGGTGCCAATCAGCAGAGGGTTGGAAGCAGCAAATTGCTTTATGGATTGAATCTGAAACACTGGACACGATGCGTTCTCTTCACATGATCTATGATGCCCGTGTGATTCACGGTGACAAAGAACCCGTTTCCGCTTTGAAACAACAAGTGGCTGCAAACATGAAAAAAAATCCGCACAAGCTGAAGCGCTTTTTTGAAAACATTCAATTTATGAAAAAATCGATTGGCCTTTTCGGACAAATTTTCACGGAACAAAACGGCCCGCATGCCGGGTCACTTAATTTAAAACAATCTGCTTTTCTTCCTTACGTAAATGCCATTCGCGTGCTTGCCGTTAAAGAAGGAATTAATGCTTCTTCTACTTTATTGCGTATGAAGGCTTTAACAGCTGTTCCTGCTCATAACGGTCGCATGCAGGAATATGAGGAAGCATTTCGGCTGCTGCTCGAATTCAGGCTGCGTGTCTTAAGAAATGCGCCCGATTATGATAGCTCTCACTATATAAACATTGATTCACTTGGACCGGTCCGCAAACGGGAACTGCGCCATATTTTAAAAACCGCAGAGTCCCTTCATCATTATGTACAGCGATTCATAGCAAAAGGATGATGCAGAATGGGCTTTAATGATTTTATGAAAAACTTAAGTGGAAACCGTTTCACAGGCCTTCAGGGCGGCCGTCATGATCTCGCTTTTATGCGGAGTCTTCAGCGGGATTTAAAAACAAAGGAGGCAACCTCGGTCCCGCTCGACAAATTGCAGGTAGTTGTGTTTGACTTGGAGACAACCGGATTTCATCCAGACAAAGGAGATCAAATTTTATCGATTGGCGCTGTAAAAGTATGTGGAAGACACGTTGAAGATGAATTCTATTCATTGGTCCGTTTTGCTGAACCACTCCCGCCTCTTGTAAAGGAATTAACAGGACTTGAGGAATTAGAATTAATAGAGGCTCCTGAGCCGGCTGAAGCGCTGGCACAATTTTTTAAATTTGCCGGGGCTTCTCCTCTCGTTGCCCATCACGCCAGCCACGAAAAAGCTTTTATGACGTATGCGAGCCGTAAATATTTTCGAACGCCATTTTCCCACCGGCTGATCGATACATCCTTTATGTACCGGATTGCAGAACCGAACAATCCTTATGTACGCCTGGAGGACTGCTGTGAACACAATCAAATTCCTATAACCGGCCGGCACCATGCTCTTGGTGATGCGCGTCTTACTGCGGCGCTTTGGGCGGTGTATGTTGAAAAACTTCAAGAAATGGGTATCACTACACTGTCACAAGTTTATGAAAGGCTCGCTGTTATTCGGTAAACAGACGACAGAGCCCTCTGCTTTGCCGTCTGTTTATTCTTTAGCTTTTCCCGAAATCGGTAGCATCGGTAAGAGCCTGCTCTTCTGCAGCGATGCGGACAGACAGCATCCATGCATTTAAGAGCGTGAAAATAATTGCTGTGTAGTAGGCTTGAAACAGCAGCGGTATTACAATAAATTCAAGTGTAACAATAATATAGTTTGGATGGCGAACCCAGCGATAAGGGCCTCTTTTAACAACTTTTGCACCGGGAAGCACGATAATTTTTGTATTCCAAAAAGGGCCGAGTGAGCGAAGTGTCCATACCCGCCCAAGCTGCGTAACCAAAAATAATGTCAGCCACATCGGCCAGTTTGAGCTGAGCGTTTTTTCCATCATGGTCACTTCAGCAATTAAGCTTATGAAAAAAAGCGTGTGAAGTGCCACAATCAATGGATAATGACGCGTCCCCGCTTCATAGGCTCCCTGACTGAGCATCCACTTTTCATTTCGTTTGGCAATAAAAAGCTCAGAAATTCGCTGTACACAAAGAAAAAGAATAAACAGCCAAAAAATGCCACTCATACTGTTCCCCCCCACTTCAGCAGCACTAATTCTCCAGAAAAGCCGGGTCCTAAAGCAGTCATCAGTCCGTAGTCTCCCTGCTTCACATTGCCAAGCATAAATTGTTCTAACACATACAAAACAGTTGGAGATGACATATTGCCAAACGATGAAAGAACGTTCCGGGCATGAAGTGTTTTTTCTGTTGAAAGCTTCAGTGTTTCTTCGTATGCATCCAGCACTTTTTTTCCGCCTGGATGTGCAACAAAGTGGGTGATTTCCTTCATAGATAATCCTTCCTTTTCTAAAAAAGCATCTACAAATCCTCCCAGCCAGTCTCGGACGATTACAGGAATATCCCGTGAAAAAACGACATGAAGACCGCTGTTTTTAACCTCCCAGCCCATTACATCTTCAGAATTGGGCATTAATTTGGATGCGGTTTTTAAAACAGACGGTACAGGCCGTTTTGTTTCTATCCCAGCTTCGTCCCCCGTCATAAGCACACAAGCCGTCCCATCCGCAAACAGCGACGTTCCAACCAAATTGCTTTTTGACCGGTCATTTCGCTGGAACGTTAAGCTGCATAATTCAATCGCTAACACGAGCACCTTTGCCTGTGGGAAGGCGAGGCAATATTCATAAGCACGGCTGATCCCAGCCGCTCCGCCTGCACACCCAAGCCCCCAGATCGGAATCCGCTTTGTTTCATCAGAAAACGGCAGACAGTTCATAATTCTCGCTTCAATGCTTGGCGTTGCCATGCCTGAGCTGGAAATAAAAAAAATGGCATCAATATCGCCTGCTGTCAGCGATTGCTGTAAAAAGCGTTCGTCATCCAGACACTGTTTAACAGCTTCGGTTCCATATTCAACGGCTTTTTCAATATATAAATCATTTCGTTCCTGTAAACTATGGTCGCGCTCAAACCAAGTTAACGGCATAGCAAAATGCCGCTTTTGAATTTGCCCATTTTGAAAAACGGTTAAAAGCCGCTCAATATCCCGGAAATCATCCTTGAATAATTCACGGGCAAAAGCGGCAGTTTGACCCTGCTCAACAATATGCGGAGGGTGGTACGTACTGGCAGAAACAATACTCGGCATATTTATCCCACTTTTCTTTTTTGTTTATCCTTCCCCCTCTTTCTTTTTTTAAACAATTAGCCGCAGATTGGAACAGCACAAAACAAAAGCAAAGCAAGGCTTGTTTAAACGGCTAGCAGCAGCGCGGAATAAATAATCAATCCGGCAGCAAATGCACCAAAGCTGCTTTCACTTTCTTTTGGCAGTTCCTCTTTTAAGACATTTAAAATAAGCGCACCTGACAAAAAAGCCACCATTGTCGACACTACCGCTTCTTTTAATTCTGTTAAAGCACCCAGGGCCCAGCCGACTAACACGGCAAAAATTAAAATCCAGCGGCCATATTGGTCATATACATCCTGGTGTGCTTCACGCATGCTTTGGTCGATCGTCATAAAATGAACGGACAGGGCAAGAAAATAAAAAAGCATTCCAAATACTTGATCAAATGTTTCTTGAATAAGCAAATAACCAATCAGCATGTTGTAAAAGAAGAAAACGCCCACATGAAGCCAGAATATACCTGAACTTGACTTTGTTTCCTTTTTCTTCGTGGACTGTGATACTACTTCTTCAAGTCCATAAAAAAGAGCCAGGCCCATAAGCGCCATCAAATAAGCATGGTTCTCAATAAAGCGAAGCAGACCATTTTGAGCTTTCTCCAGTACCTGCTGATGCGTGTTTAAATCCGGGAGAAGATGCACAAATACATATGAAACGGCAATACCGCCAGCAAAAGATAAAAACCGGCTTCTTGGAACACGTTTTAAAAAAACCATATACTTAGCTGAAAAGTGAAGAACAGCAAAGCCGATCGCCAATGCCAAGCTTAACATTTTCATGCCGCTCCCCCTTCCTTTCAGGAACCCTCTCCCTTTTTCATTGCCACTCCATACTTTTTTTATACAAAAAACGATCCGCTCTTTTAAGAAGCGGATCGTTTTGTCCGGTAAAATAAGAAAAGAACAAGAAAAAGAGTACAAGCCGATAAAGCGAGAAGCGAGAAAAAGAAAGGCGGATAATACACAAGCTCGACATTGTTTCGTCCCTCTTTTAGCTCAATGCCTGTAAATGCATAATTCGCTTTTTTGATCTCCTGCTTCTCACCATTTATCGTTAAACGCCAGCCATTTTCATAAGGAAGCGGTATAGCGGCATACTGATTATGGTTCGTATTGTTGTACGTAAAAGAAATGCGGTTCCCTTCCCAGCGAAGCCCTTCGACAGATGATTGACGGCTTTCAGCTTTTGCTTTCCGCAGCACATCATATGTTTCTTCGTACAGCTGCACATCCTTTAGTTCATAGGTTCCTTTTGGCACACGAAGGGAAATGCGGCTGTTCGCTTTTACTCTTATCACCAGCTGATCCACGTTCGTCTTATAGATAGAACGGGCCGCTTTTCGGGTTGTTTTATACTCATTGACTTGAAGTACGTACGAATCTTTATTATCGATTCCTCTTAAAGTAAAGGTAAGGTAGTAATCTTTAACAGACGGATTTGGCTGATTGACCACTACATCAATCCCGCCTTTTTCGGATACCTTGAGTATATCCTTCTCATAGGTGGCATGAATAGGTTCGACCGATGTACGTTTCATAATGGATGCACTCTCCGGTATAGGAGCTCCCGGCTCTTTACGATCGAGGATAATTCCCGAGAGCATAGCATGTTCTTTGGCCACGGGCGAAGCATTCTTTAATTCCCGCTCTGAAAATACGGTACTTGTCGTACGGACAAATGGAAGAAGGTTTTCATTTTGATATGCAACGTATTCGCCGGCAGAGACAGCTTCCTTGAACCCATACGGAACAGCTTCTTCTTCTTTCTTCTTGATATAATATTTGCCCATTAACAGACTTTCTAAATTAGCACGATCTCCAAGTGTCCCATAGCGGCTGACACTTTCCCAGCCCATATCTATATAGAGATCTTTTAAATAAAAGAATAAAAGATGCTCATTTAAAATACTTGAGTAAGCACTCATTCCTTTGAAGCCATGAATGATTGGGGTATTGTTCCGACGCTGAAGTGTCCAGTCAATCCGGGCAAGCGGGTCGGTTTCCTGCTCCTGAATCAAGGCAATCACCTTTTGCTGGTCAGCACCTCGGTATTGATCACTATTCATATACTCTTTGGACACTTTAAAAGATGTTCCTGAAACCGACAGGCGGTTTTCCTGATAAGCGTTCGCCACTCCTATACTTGTTAAAATAATCAGCAGCGCCATTACTGATTTTATGTGCCGGCTTTTCCGGATAACAAGAACAAAAAAGACAGCCACGATTATAAATGCAGAAACACCCATCCAGGCATCTTTTGCACGCTGGAACGTTATAACAGGGTCCAGCACATAAAAAAGAATATATAAAACAGCTGCGCAGGCAAAGGCAACCATGAGCTTTTTTCGTTTAATTTGAATCGGAATAGAGAGCGCAGCGGCTGCTGTACCACCCACTGTAAGAGACAAAAGATGCTCCCACCGATACTGCGGGGCTGAAAAACCATTAAAAACACTCGCCGCAAACGGGCTCATATGTAAAAGGACTAAAAAAATCGTCATAAAAGCAAAAAAACGGAACAACGGATTTTGGTACAAAGAAACAAGCAAGAGACTCAACACGACAAAAGCGGGTATATATACGATTAGGCCATTGATTAAAAAGTTATCAGTAAAACCAATAAGAGGAATTTGCTCCGTGTAAGGCGGCCGGTAATTATTCAAGAATCCATATACAGCAGGGATAAAAGAAAAAGCACTAATGCCAAATCCCGCAATACCGGTCAGCAAAAACAGCTTAATTTGTTTTTTTACTGATGTTTCTCCTTCTGAGAGCTTGAAAATCCACCGGAATAAAATATAAATGCCTGCAAGCAAGAAGTTAACATACGAAAAGTAAAAATTATCAAATAAGCTGATCGAAACAGCTGCAAGAAAAAACCATGGTTTTTCTTCCCGTATTACTTTTTCGACACCGATTAAAAGCAGTGGAAGCCAAATCATCGAATCCGAAAAAAATTCCCAGTAGGTCACATACCGAAAGTAAATAATGCTTGTACCATAAACAACCGCACCGACAAAAGCAGGCAGCTTTGAGAGAGTCATGTACCGAAAGTAAAACGTCGTTATCATCAAAATAACGGTTAGCCTAAGGACGCTGACAACTAAAATGGCATCCGCCCAATAAAAAAGATCCGGCTTTCCAATAAGTCCTATACTCTCCAGAACAAATGTTACACCTGCTGTAAGAAGAAAAACGATCGAATTAAAAAAATAATAACTAAGCTGTGTATACATACTCCCGCCCAGCCCAAAATCGGGAGAATAAAAAAACTCGCCTTTTTTAAATTCATTGTAAAGCAGTTCCTTAAAAGGCTGCATTTGTGACAAGCCATCATTCATGCCCGTCATGTAATGCCCATCAAACCATTGCATAATAAAAAACAAATGACTCAAAAGAGCCATAATTAAGCTCGATAAAAATAAAAAGAAAAAAGAAGCCTTTTTTCCTGAAGGGCTTATTTTATGTAAGAATGTAGATGTGTTTTCTCTTTTTCGCATGGCTTTTTTAAAATTCTCCCTGTCAGAATAAACGTAGCGGGCAGCGTAAAGAAAACGGCCACAAGCGGCGCGAAACTACTGTTCATACCAAACTGTTCAACAAACAGATATAATAACACAGCTGTCATCCCTGTATTAAACAGCTGCGTTAATGGAAACCGGATAAACGCGGACCAAGTCGGCTTTACTTTGTACGTATATAGCGTGTTTAAGAAAAAAGAGCCGATTAAACTGCTGATAAAACCGATCATATGCGCGGCAAAAAAATGTAATCCCAATCCATGCAGCATAAGTATGTATACCGCATAATAATGACCGGTGTTAATGACACCAACAATAATAAATTTCAAAAATTCATTAGGAATAGATAGCATGTTTTTCTCTCTTTTCTTTTGGTGCCCCAATACTCGTATGCTGAATTAAATAATGAGGCCTCTTTTTCGTTTCGTTATAAATTCTTCCAATGTATTCTCCGATAATACCCATACAAACAAGCTGAACCCCGCCTAAAAAAAGAACAGCAGAGATAAGAGTAAAGTATCCAGGCACGACTACTCCTGTCCGCATGATCTGAACAAAAGTAATGGCTATATAAACAAGCGACATAAATAACACAAGCGCTCCTGTGTAAAAGCAGGCACGAAGAGGCTTATGGTTGAACGAAACAATCCCATCAATGGCGTAATTCAGAAGTTTTGGGAAAGACCATTTTGTTTCGCCGCATTCTCTGGCTACATTTTCATAAGATATAGTTTTCTGTCCATATCCGATCCATGAATACAATCCCTTAGAAAATCGATTTCCTTCACTTAACGTTAACAAGGCATTCACTGCTCTGCGGCTTAAAAGACGGAAATCGCCTTCTCCATCTGTCAGTTTTACATCGACTGTATGGTTAACAAGTCGATAAAAGAACGAGGAAATAATAGAGCGAACAGGAGAATCACCAGTTCGATTCCGCTTGGCAATAACTTGGTCATACCCTTCTTCATATCCTTTTAACAGCTGGGAAATAAGAGAAGGCGGGTGCTGCAAATCGGCATCCATCAAAATAACCGCATCACCCTGGGCATGCTGAAGACCTGCCAGCATAGCAGACTCTTTTCCAAAATTGCGGGTAAAGGAGATATATTGAACTTCATTACAATGAAATGCCAGCTGCTTTATAACATCCAGTGTATCATCAGCGCTTCCGTCATCAACAAAAATAACTTCATATGCGTAGAATTGACCATTCATTTCTTGATTGATGGCCTGAAGTACTTTAGGGATATTTTCAGCTTCATTGTAGGCTGGAATAATATATGAAATTTTTACCGGTTTCATCCTGTCATCCTCCGTCTCTTTTACGTCTTAATTCATCATTCTTTTCAAGCAGGTGGATAGTCCACTCGCCCGCTTCATGATTTAGGTGACCTTATCCGATGTGAAGGTATAGGTATCAACTCCTTATATTATTAGCTAAAAATGCTTTGAACATTCTTTTTGAAAAGAAATCAAAAGGAAAATAAAAAAGAGGATTACTCCTATGCTTCATCCACCTCCACCTTTTATGCTTTTTACACCCCGATTAGACATAATAAAAGATAAACGAAATGATTCCTTTAAAGGAGTGGAATCTAGGAAGAAGGCAGTGTCACTTTCACACGTATTCAAATTTACTCTACCCTGCCCTTATTAGGTTAAAACGTTTATCCCTTTGAAATCACACCCAGTATCTTACAAACAAAACAAAAAAACACGCTCATTCAAATTTTACATTTGAATGAGCGTGTTTTCAATACAGATCACATTATTCTGCCAGGCGGCGTCCTGCTCTCACAGGGGGAAACCCCCAACTACCATCGGCGCTGAAGAGCTTAACGGCCGTGTTCGGGATGGGAACGGGTGTGACCTCTTCGCTATTGCCACCTGACTATGAAGTTTGAAAGAAGTGTTCTTTCAAAACTGGATAGAAGCGTTATTGTATGGGTAAAAAACCTTTCTGTTACACGCCAAGTGTACATTGATTAAGTCCTCGATCGATTAGTATTCGTCAGCTCCATGCGTCGCCGCACTTCCACCTCGAACCTATCTACCTCGTCATCTTCAAGGGATCTTACTTACTTGCGTAATGGGAAATCTCATCTTGAGGGGGGCTTCATGCTTAGATGCTTTCAGCACTTATCCCGTCCACACATAGCTACCCAGCGATGCCTCTGGCGAGACAACTGGTACACCAGCGGTGTGTCCATCCCGGTCCTCTCGTACTAAGGACAGCTCCTCTCAAATTTCCTGCGCCCGCGACGGATAGGGACCGAACTGTCTCACGACGTTCTGAACCCAGCTCGCGTACCGCTTTAATGGGCGAACAGCCCAACCCTTGGGACCGACTACAGCCCCAGGATGCGATGAGCCGACATCGAGGTGCCAAACCTCCCCGTCGATGTGGACTCTTGGGGGAGATAAGCCTGTTATCCCCGGGGTAGCTTTTATCCGTTGAGCGATGGCCCTTCCATGCGGAACCACCGGATCACTAAGCCCGACTTTCGTCCCTGCTCGACTTGTAGGTCTCGCAGTCAAGCTCCCTTGTGCCTTTACACTCTGCGAATGATTTCCAACCATTCTGAGGGAACCTTTGGGCGCCTCCGTTACATTTTAGGAGGCGACCGCCCCAGTCAAACTGCCCGCCTGACACTGTCTCCCACCCGGATTACGGGTGCGGGTTAGAATTTCAACACAGTCAGGGCAGTATCCCACCAGCGCCTCCACCGAAGCTGGCGCTCCGGCTTCCAAGGCTCCTGCCTATCCTGTGCAGACTGTGCCAAAATTCAATATCAGGCTGCAGTAAAGCTCCACGGGGTCTTTCCGTCCTGTCGCGGGTAACCTGCATCTTCACAGGTACTATAATTTCACCGAGTCTCTCGTTGAGACAGTGCCCAGATCGTTGCGCCTTTCGTGCGGGTCGGAACTTACCCGACAAGGAATTTCGCTACCTTAGGACCGTTATAGTTACGGCCGCCGTTTACTGGGGCTTCAATTTAGACCTTCGCTTGCGCTAAGCCCTCCTCTTAACCTTCCAGCACCGGGCAGGCGTCAGCCCCTATACGTCGCCTTGCGGCTTTGCAGAGACCTGTGTTTTTGCTAAACAGTCGCCTGGGCCTATTCACTGCGGCTCTCTCGGGCTTGCACCCTACCAGAGCACCCCTTCTCCCGAAGTTACGGGGTCATTTTGCCGAGTTCCTTAACGAGAGTTCACTCGCTCACCTTAGGATTCTCTCCTCGCCTACCTGTGTCGGTTTACGGTACGGGCACCTTACATCTCGCTAGAGGCTTTTCTTGGCAGTGTGGAATCGAAGACTTCGGTACTAAAATTCCCTCGTCATCACAGCTCAGCCTTAACGGAAATGGGATTTGCCTCATTTCCAGCCTGACTGCTTAAACACGCGTATCCAGCTGCGTGATCTCCTATCCTCCTGCGTCCCCCCATCACTCAAACGATGCTTGGTGGTACAGGAATATCAACCTGTTATCCATCGCCTACGCCTTTCGGCCTCGGCTTAGGTCCCGACTAACCCTGAGAGGACGAGCCTTCCTCAGGAAACCTTAGGCATTCGGTGGAAGGGATTCTCACCCTTCTTTCGCTACTCATACCGGCATTCTCACTTCCAGGCGCTCCACCAGTCCTTCCGGTCTGGCTTCACAGCCCCTGGAACGCTCTCCTACCACTGACACCATAAGGTGTCAATCCACAGCTTCGGTGATACGTTTAGCCCCGGTACATTTTCGGCGCAGAGTCACTCGACCAGTGAGCTATTACGCACTCTTTAAATGGTGGCTGCTTCTAAGCCAACATCCTGGTTGTCTGGGCAACTCCACATCCTTTTCCACTTAACGTATACTTTGGGACCTTAGCTGGTGGTCTGGGCTGTTTCCCTCTTGACTACGGATCTTATCACTCGCAGTCTGACTCCCAAACATAAGTATCTGGCATTCGGAGTTTGTCTGAATTCGGTAACCCGGGATGGGCCCCTAGTCCAAACAGTGCTCTACCTCCAGTACTCTTCGTTTGAGGCTAGCCCTAAAGCTATTTCGGAGAGAACCAGCTATCTCCAGGTTCGATTGGAATTTCACCGCTACCCACACCTCATCCCCGCACTTTTCAACGTGCGTGGGTTCGGACCTCCAGTGAGTGTTACCTCACCTTCATCCTGGACATGGGTAGATCACCTGGTTTCGGGTCTACGACCTCATACTCAAACGCCCTGTTCAGACTCGCTTTCGCTGCGGCTCCGCCTTATCAGCTTAACCTTGCATGAAATCGTAACTCGCCGGTTCATTCTACAAAAGGCACGCTATCACCCGTTAAAGGGCTCTAACTACTTGTAGGCACACGGTTTCAGGATCTCTTTCACTCCCCTTCCGGGGTGCTTTTCACCTTTCCCTCACGGTACTGGTTCACTATCGGTCACTAGGGAGTATTTAGCCTTGGGAGATGGTCCTCCCGGATTCCGACGGAATTCCTCGTGTTCCGCCGTACTCAGGATACACTCAAGAGAGAAGAAGATTTCAGCTACAGGGCTGTTACCTTGTTTCGCGGATCTTTCCAGATCGCTTCACCTATCCTCTTCCTTTGTAACTCCGTATAGAGTGTCCTACAACCCCAAGAAGCAAGCTTCTTGGTTTGGGCTATGTCCCGTTTCGCTCGCCGCTACTCAGGGAATCGCGTTTGCTTTCTCTTCCTCCGGGTACTTAGATGTTTCAGTTCCCCGGGTATGCCTCCTCCTGCCCTATGTATTCAGGCAGGGGTACCATCCCATTACGGATGGTGGGTTTCCCCATTCGGAAATCTCCGGATCAAAGCTTACTTACAGCTCCCCGGAGCATATCGGTGTTAGTCCCGTCCTTCTTCGGCTCCTAGTGCCAAGGCATCCACCGTGCGCCCTTTCTAACTTAACCTAAAATGGCG from Domibacillus sp. DTU_2020_1001157_1_SI_ALB_TIR_016 encodes:
- a CDS encoding YfhO family protein, producing the protein MRKRENTSTFLHKISPSGKKASFFFLFLSSLIMALLSHLFFIMQWFDGHYMTGMNDGLSQMQPFKELLYNEFKKGEFFYSPDFGLGGSMYTQLSYYFFNSIVFLLTAGVTFVLESIGLIGKPDLFYWADAILVVSVLRLTVILMITTFYFRYMTLSKLPAFVGAVVYGTSIIYFRYVTYWEFFSDSMIWLPLLLIGVEKVIREEKPWFFLAAVSISLFDNFYFSYVNFLLAGIYILFRWIFKLSEGETSVKKQIKLFLLTGIAGFGISAFSFIPAVYGFLNNYRPPYTEQIPLIGFTDNFLINGLIVYIPAFVVLSLLLVSLYQNPLFRFFAFMTIFLVLLHMSPFAASVFNGFSAPQYRWEHLLSLTVGGTAAAALSIPIQIKRKKLMVAFACAAVLYILFYVLDPVITFQRAKDAWMGVSAFIIVAVFFVLVIRKSRHIKSVMALLIILTSIGVANAYQENRLSVSGTSFKVSKEYMNSDQYRGADQQKVIALIQEQETDPLARIDWTLQRRNNTPIIHGFKGMSAYSSILNEHLLFFYLKDLYIDMGWESVSRYGTLGDRANLESLLMGKYYIKKKEEEAVPYGFKEAVSAGEYVAYQNENLLPFVRTTSTVFSERELKNASPVAKEHAMLSGIILDRKEPGAPIPESASIMKRTSVEPIHATYEKDILKVSEKGGIDVVVNQPNPSVKDYYLTFTLRGIDNKDSYVLQVNEYKTTRKAARSIYKTNVDQLVIRVKANSRISLRVPKGTYELKDVQLYEETYDVLRKAKAESRQSSVEGLRWEGNRISFTYNNTNHNQYAAIPLPYENGWRLTINGEKQEIKKANYAFTGIELKEGRNNVELVYYPPFFFSLLALSACTLFLVLFLFYRTKRSAS
- a CDS encoding GtrA family protein is translated as MLSIPNEFLKFIIVGVINTGHYYAVYILMLHGLGLHFFAAHMIGFISSLIGSFFLNTLYTYKVKPTWSAFIRFPLTQLFNTGMTAVLLYLFVEQFGMNSSFAPLVAVFFTLPATFILTGRILKKPCEKEKTHLHSYIK
- a CDS encoding glycosyltransferase family 2 protein; the protein is MKPVKISYIIPAYNEAENIPKVLQAINQEMNGQFYAYEVIFVDDGSADDTLDVIKQLAFHCNEVQYISFTRNFGKESAMLAGLQHAQGDAVILMDADLQHPPSLISQLLKGYEEGYDQVIAKRNRTGDSPVRSIISSFFYRLVNHTVDVKLTDGEGDFRLLSRRAVNALLTLSEGNRFSKGLYSWIGYGQKTISYENVARECGETKWSFPKLLNYAIDGIVSFNHKPLRACFYTGALVLFMSLVYIAITFVQIMRTGVVVPGYFTLISAVLFLGGVQLVCMGIIGEYIGRIYNETKKRPHYLIQHTSIGAPKEKREKHAIYS